A stretch of DNA from Candidatus Thermoplasmatota archaeon:
ACCTCAGAGCGGTGCGCGGTCGGGCATATCCGAGGATCCTGGGCGCGCAGCGAGAGCCGAGCTGGATATTCTTTGATGTGGTTCTGCCGCTTCTAGGGGTCGCCGCCTATGTCTATGTCTACAAGTTCATGAACGCCCCATCCGAATTTGTCGGTTTCGTCATCCTTGGCGGGGCCATGGCGGCCTTCTGGCTCAACATTCTCTGGAGCATGGCGTCGCAGCTTTATTGGGAGAAGGAGACGGGGAACCTGTCTCTGTACCTCATAGCTCCTGTCTCGAGGTTGTCGATCCTAGCGGGCATGGCCGTCGGTGGACTATTTTTCACGACTCTACGCGCGTCCTCCACTCTCATCATCGGCATAGTGGTGTTCAATGTGACGCTCTCGTTGTCAAGCCCGATCATGTTGATCGCAGTCTTCACGGTGACGATGATCGCCCTCTACGGCATGGGCATGATGTTCGCCTCGCTCTACCTGTTGTTCGGCCGCGAAGCCTATCACCTGTCGAGTCTGATGACAGAACCGATATACCTCGCGTCCGGGTTATATTTCCCCGTCAAGGCCCTGGGATATTGGGCCGCTGCCGGTGCGTCGATAATACCGATCACCCTTGGGCTGGACGGTCTGAGGCAGCTGTTTTATCCATCAACCAGCGCGGAGTACGGTTTCCTACCAGTCGAGCTTGAACTGGTCATACTTGCCGGGCTCTCCGTGCTCTTCCTATTTCTGTCCAAGCTGTCGCTCGATTACATGGAGAAGCTGGGAAAGACCACCGGGAGGCTGACCTTGAGATGGCAGTGAGAGGCGACATCAGGACCTTCAAGAACGCTGCCTGGCTCGGCTGGCAGATGGAGGCCAACTGGACCGATCCTTTTCTCTTCGCCACCTATTCGATCGTCAAGCCCATCGCCGGAACTCTCATCCTGGTGTTCATGTACCTCGTGATAACAGACGGGAAGACCGATACCCTGTTCTTCTCCTACATGTACGTCGGCAACGCGTTCTACATGTATGTGGCGGATGTGCTGTTCGGGGTCACGTGGGTGATTCACGACGACCGGGAACATTACATGACCCTGAAGCAGGTCTACATCGCTCCGATAAGCTTCTACATGTACATCTTCGGCAGGGCGGCCATCAAGATAGCCATCACATCGATCGGAGTGCTCCTCACTCTTATCTTCGGCGTGCTAGTCCTAGGGGTGGACATCAACTTCGGGGCTATCGATTGGCCGATTTTCGTCCTCGCGCTCATCCTGGGTCTAGCATGCATATGCATTATGGGCCTGGCGCTCGGCGGAATATCGTTCCTTACAGCGAAGCACGGTCAGGGAATCAACGAGGGGGTTGCGGGCATCTTCTTTGTCCTGGCCGGAGTTATCTTTCCCATCACCATTCTGCCTGGCTGGGCACAGTCGATCTCGAGACTGTTGCCGATCACCTACTGGATGGAGGCGGTCAGACGAGGGCTGGAGCCGGCCGTCATCGCGGGTCTTCCTGGTTCCACAGGCCTCCAGGATTTCAGCAATCTGCAGCTGATGCTCGCATTGTTGTTCTCGACGGTCGCGTTCCTATTCATCTCACATAGCATCTTCAAGTACGCCGACAAGGTGGCGCGCCGAAAGGGCAAGATAGACTGGACGAGCGCGTATTGACCTCAGCTGGTCCATGGTAGTCTTTTTCTACCGATGTCTTCATGGAGGTGTCTGCGCACAAGCCATACAAGCCCGAGTGGGGTAGCTTGGACATCCTAGAAGCCTGCGGAGCTTCGGACCTGGGTTCGAATCCCAGCTCGGGCGCCTGCGCACTCTCCATGGCGGGCCAGATGCCTGTCGGTTCGTTAGCTGCTCCTCGTCGCACCAGATAAGAGAAGGGATTCTGCAGCCCGGAACGCTCAGTGCTTCCTGGAGATGCCTTTGAACAATTCATCCATCCTTCTAGACTCAT
This window harbors:
- a CDS encoding ABC transporter permease — protein: MSESWIIQNLRAVRGRAYPRILGAQREPSWIFFDVVLPLLGVAAYVYVYKFMNAPSEFVGFVILGGAMAAFWLNILWSMASQLYWEKETGNLSLYLIAPVSRLSILAGMAVGGLFFTTLRASSTLIIGIVVFNVTLSLSSPIMLIAVFTVTMIALYGMGMMFASLYLLFGREAYHLSSLMTEPIYLASGLYFPVKALGYWAAAGASIIPITLGLDGLRQLFYPSTSAEYGFLPVELELVILAGLSVLFLFLSKLSLDYMEKLGKTTGRLTLRWQ
- a CDS encoding ABC transporter permease, yielding MAVRGDIRTFKNAAWLGWQMEANWTDPFLFATYSIVKPIAGTLILVFMYLVITDGKTDTLFFSYMYVGNAFYMYVADVLFGVTWVIHDDREHYMTLKQVYIAPISFYMYIFGRAAIKIAITSIGVLLTLIFGVLVLGVDINFGAIDWPIFVLALILGLACICIMGLALGGISFLTAKHGQGINEGVAGIFFVLAGVIFPITILPGWAQSISRLLPITYWMEAVRRGLEPAVIAGLPGSTGLQDFSNLQLMLALLFSTVAFLFISHSIFKYADKVARRKGKIDWTSAY